The Curtobacterium sp. MCSS17_015 genomic sequence AGAGGGCGACGGCGTTGACGATGAGCCGGACGAGGAACCGCATGAACCCATGATGCCGCGTGCGACCGTTGGCCCGACCCGGTGACCGACCGACCTGTGCACATCCGTCACCTCGGGGGCGCAGCATCGCGGTCCTGCCCGTTGGCCTGACCCGGTGACCGACCGACCTGTGCACATCCGTCACCTCGGGGGCGCAGCATCGCGGTCCTGCCCGTTGGCCTGACCCGGTGACCGACCGACCTGTGCACATCCGTCACCTCGGGGGCGCAGCATCGCGGTCCTGCCCGTTAGCCTGACCCGGTGACCGACCGACCTGTGCACATCCGTCCTGAGATCGCGGTCCTGCCGCCCTACAAGCAGGGACGCCAGGCCGCGCCGGACGCCCTCAAGCTCTCGAGCAACGAGAACCCCTTCCCGCCGCTGCCCGGCGTGGTCGAGGCCGTGCAGGCGCAGACCGCCTTCAACCGGTACCCGGACGCCACCGCGCTCGCGGTCCGTGCCGTCCTGGCCAACCGCTTCGGCACCACGGTCGACGAGGTCCACGTCGCCCCCGGCAGCGTCGCGATCCTGCACGAGCTGGCGAAGGCGACCTCGGGCCCCGGTGACGAGGTCGTGTACGCCTGGCGGTCGTTCGAGGCGTACCCCGGGGTCGTCACGGTCGCCGGTGCGACGAGCGTGCAGGTGCCGAACCGGCCGGACGGCGGGCACGACCTCGACACCATGGCAGCGGCGGTCACCGAACGGACCCGCATGGTGATCGTCTGCACGCCGAACAACCCCACCGGGCCGATCGTCACCGGGCCCGAGTTCGAGGCGTTCATGGCGCAGGTGCCGGCCTCCGTGCTCGTGGTGCTCGACGAGGCCTACGCCGAGTTCGTCACCGACGTCGACGCGGTCCGTGGTCCGGCGCTGCTCGAGCGGTACCCGAACCTGGTCGTGCTCCGGACCTTCTCGAAGGCGTACGGTCTGGCGGGCCTGCGCGTCGGGTACGCGCTCGGACCGGCATACGTCCTCGATGCCGTCCGTGCGTGCGCCATCCCGCTGTCGGTGACGGCGCAGGGACAGGCGGCAGCGCTGGCCAGTCTCGAGCGCGAGGGCGAGCTCCTCGAGCGGGTCGCCGAGCTGGCGGAGCGCCGGGACCGGATCCGCGCCGGGCTGCTCGCCCAGGGCTGGGACGTCCCCGAGGCGCAGGGCAACTTCGTGTGGCTCCCGACCGGTGAGCACACCGCGCTCGCCGCAGAGGCGTTCGAGCACGCCGGCCTCATCGTCCGGGCCTTCGCGCCCGAGGGCATCCGCATCTCGATCGGCGAGCACGAGGCTGTCGCAAAGCTCCTCGAAACCGCGGGTGCCGTTGTGGGACGTCTCACAACAGCGGGTTCCGACCGGCCGGTACGCTGACCGACATGTTGTTCCGCGCCGCGGCTCCTGCGACGACCCCCGTCCAGCTCCTCGACCCCGAGGGCCGGTTCGTGGAGACCGACGAGAACGCCGAACTCGCCGCCGTCGCACAGGCCCTCCCCGACGAGACCCTCCTCGCGATGCACCGGCAGATGGTGCTCACCCGACGCTTCGACCACGCCGCCGGGAACCTGCAGCGCACCGGCCAGCTCGGTCTGTGGGCGCCGAGCCACGGGCAGGAGGCCGCCCAGGTCGGGTCCGCGTTCGCGCTCCGACCGCAGGACCACGTCTTCCCGTCGTACCGCGAGCACGCCGTCGTCCTGCAGCGCGGGGTCGACCCGATGGAGATCATCTCGCTGTTCCGTGGGCAGGCCCACGGCAACTGGGACCCGGACGAGCGCGGCAACACGCACATCTACACGCTCGTCATCGGCGCGCAGACGCTGCACGCCACCGGGTACGCGATGGGCCAGGCGCTCGACGGCGTCGTCGGCACCGGTGACCCGACGGTCGACGAGTGCTCGATCGTCTACTTCGGCGACGGCGCGACCAGCCAGGGTGACGTGAACGAGGCGTACGTGTTCGCTGCGTCGCACACCGCCCCGGTCGTCTTCTTCCTGCAGAACAACCACTGGGCGATCTCGGTGCCGGTGTCGGTGCAGTCGCCGACCCCGCTCGTCGACCGGCCGCGTGGCTTCGGGATCCCGAGCATCCGGGTGGACGGCAACGACGTGCTCGCCTCGTACGCGGCGAGCGTCGTCGCGACCGAGCACGCCCGGACCGGTCAGGGCCCGGCGTTCGTCGAGGCCGACACCTACCGCATCGGTGCGCACACCAGCTCCGACGACCCCACCCGCTACCGGGCCGACGACGAGCTCGCCGGTTGGGTCGCCCGTGACCCGATCACCCGGTCCGAGGCGTACCTCCGCAGCCGCGGCGCGACCGACGCCCAGTTCGCGGAGTTCGACGCCGAGGGCGAGCAGATCGCGGTCGACATCCGCACCCGCACGAACGCCCTCCAGGACCCGCCGATGGAGGCGATGTTCGACAACGTCTACCGTGAGCCGCACCCGCGCATCGACGAGCAGCGCGCATGGCTCCGGGACTACGAGGCCGGCCAGGACGCAGGAGCCCACGCATGAGCACCACCGAGCAGCTCTTCGACTACACGCTCCGGTCGCACCCGGGCGCAGGCGAGGTCCCCGCTGACCCGACCCCGACCCTCCCGATGGCCAAGGCGCTCAACGCCGGCCTGGCGAAGGCGATGGAGGCGGACGACAAGGTCCTGCTGATGGGCGAGGACATCGGTCGTCTCGGCGGCGTCTTCCGCATCACCGAGGGCCTGCAGGACCGCTTCGGCGCCGACCGCGTGCGGGACACCCCGCTCGCCGAGTCCGGCATCGTCGGGA encodes the following:
- a CDS encoding histidinol-phosphate transaminase; its protein translation is MTDRPVHIRPEIAVLPPYKQGRQAAPDALKLSSNENPFPPLPGVVEAVQAQTAFNRYPDATALAVRAVLANRFGTTVDEVHVAPGSVAILHELAKATSGPGDEVVYAWRSFEAYPGVVTVAGATSVQVPNRPDGGHDLDTMAAAVTERTRMVIVCTPNNPTGPIVTGPEFEAFMAQVPASVLVVLDEAYAEFVTDVDAVRGPALLERYPNLVVLRTFSKAYGLAGLRVGYALGPAYVLDAVRACAIPLSVTAQGQAAALASLEREGELLERVAELAERRDRIRAGLLAQGWDVPEAQGNFVWLPTGEHTALAAEAFEHAGLIVRAFAPEGIRISIGEHEAVAKLLETAGAVVGRLTTAGSDRPVR
- a CDS encoding thiamine pyrophosphate-dependent dehydrogenase E1 component subunit alpha, encoding MLFRAAAPATTPVQLLDPEGRFVETDENAELAAVAQALPDETLLAMHRQMVLTRRFDHAAGNLQRTGQLGLWAPSHGQEAAQVGSAFALRPQDHVFPSYREHAVVLQRGVDPMEIISLFRGQAHGNWDPDERGNTHIYTLVIGAQTLHATGYAMGQALDGVVGTGDPTVDECSIVYFGDGATSQGDVNEAYVFAASHTAPVVFFLQNNHWAISVPVSVQSPTPLVDRPRGFGIPSIRVDGNDVLASYAASVVATEHARTGQGPAFVEADTYRIGAHTSSDDPTRYRADDELAGWVARDPITRSEAYLRSRGATDAQFAEFDAEGEQIAVDIRTRTNALQDPPMEAMFDNVYREPHPRIDEQRAWLRDYEAGQDAGAHA